The following proteins come from a genomic window of Triticum aestivum cultivar Chinese Spring chromosome 6A, IWGSC CS RefSeq v2.1, whole genome shotgun sequence:
- the LOC123128733 gene encoding serine/threonine-protein kinase OSR1 isoform X4, whose product MVGSGSKHAAGGSGLGGGGERRKYPIRAEDYELYEEIGQGVSAIVYRALCRPLGETVAVKVLDFERTNSNLNNIMREAQTMILIDHPNVVKAICSFANNQTLWVVMPYMAGGSCLHIMKSVYPDGFEEAVIATLLREVLRGLEYLHHHGHIHRDVKAGNILVDSRGGVKLGDFGVSACLFESGDRQRARNTFVGTPCWMAPEVMEQLHGYDFKADIWSFGITALELAHGHAPFSKYPPMKVLLMTLQNAPPGLDYERDKKFSRHFKQMVAMCLVKEPSKRPTATKLLKQSFFKQARSHDYIVRKLLEGLPGLGARYQALKEKDEHLLAQKKMPDGRKEEISQDEYKRGISSWNFDIDDLKSQASLISECEDTISSKDTDISSIYDFDTSLQEQALEGSLFSMKYDTDIENDVMANDKSAVSSPEQSVCLSRASLCGTSNGVLVNGHVRKHSSMESCDLDLQEKDLDAIPTSSFQERKCSFSSCSSDGFLSSKESSFSSKPQINIHNRDKGSGGVLQVADEPSPEAISRAPKSLVSNVDEHDDRSKPPLIQQRGRFKVTPGNVELDKAHSPGLQKSHSMQTISQLSALSIPSSAEAASSIIGGSLYIQLYNVLQTNLLQRLEAAQEKEKELVNEVLELQWRLLCAQDEVQRLKAKAAQI is encoded by the exons ATGGTCGGGTCGGGGTCGAAGCATGCCGCGGGCGGGAGCGGCCTCGGCGGCGGAGGGGAGAGGCGCAAGTACCCGATCCGCGCCGAGGACTACGAGCTGTACGAGGAGATCGGCCAGGGCGTCAGCGCCATCGTCTACCGCGCGCTCTGCAGGCCGCTCGGCGAGACCGTCGCCGTCAAGGTGCTCGACTTCGAGCGCACCAACAGCAACCTG AACAATATCATGCGTGAAGCCCAGACAATGATTCTTATAGACCATCCTAATGTTGTTAAGGCGATCTGTTCATTTGCAAATAACCAAACGTTATGGGTAGTTATGCCGTACATGGCTGGAGGATCTTGTCTTCACATAATGAAATCAGTCTATCCGGATGGTTTCGAGGAAGCTGTCATTGCAACACTGCTCCGTGAAGTTCTAAGAGGATTGGAATATCTTCATCATCATGGGCATATACATCGTGATGTCAAG GCAGGAAATATCCTAGTTGATTCTCGTGGTGGAGTTAAGCTTGGAGATTTTGGGGTTTCTGCTTGCCTTTTTGAATCTGGTGACAGACAGCGGGCTAGAAACACTTTCGTGGGAACTCCTTGCTG GATGGCACCAGAGGTAATGGAGCAACTACATGGATATGATTTCAA GGCAGACATATGGTCCTTTGGAATTACCGCACTTGAACTTGCCCATGGTCACGCTCCTTTCTCAAAGTACCCTCCCATGAAG GTCTTGCTTATGACACTTCAAAATGCTCCCCCCGGTCTTGATTATGAAAGAGATAAGAAATTCTCAAGG CACTTCAAGCAAatggtagctatgtgtttggtaaAAGAGCCTTCAAAAAGGCCGACTGCAACAAAATTGCTCAAGCAATCCTTTTTCAAGCAAGCTCGTTCCCATGATTACATTGTTCGAAAGCTTTTGGAGGGATTGCCTGGCCTTGGCGCTAGATATCAAGCTTTGAAG GAAAAGGATGAACATTTACTTGCTCAAAAGAAAATGCCTGATGGTAGAAAGGAAGAAATCTCGCAG GATGAATACAAAAGGGGTATCAGCAGCTGGAACTTTGACATTGATGACCTGAAGTCTCAAGCCTCACTG ATTTCAGAGTGTGAGGACACAATATCATCTAAAGATACAGATATATCGTCTATCTATGACTTCGACACCAGCTTGCAGGAGCAAGCACTCGAAGGGTCTCTTTTTTCAATGAAGTATGATACTGACATC GAAAATGATGTCATGGCCAATGATAAGTCAGCTGTTTCATCACCCGAGCAGTCTGTTTGTCTATCAAG GGCATCTCTATGTGGAACTTCTAACGGAGTACTGGTAAATGGCCATGTCAGGAAACACAGCTCTATGGAAAGCTGTGATTTGGACTTGCAAGAGAAAGATTTGGATGCCATTCCAACAAGCTCATTTCAGGAAAGGAAGTGTTCTTTCAGTTCTTGCTCATCAGATGGTTTTCTTTCTTCCAAAGAGAG TTCTTTCAGCTCTAAGCCACAAATCAACATTCATAACCGTGACAAGGGTAGCGGAGGGGTCTTGCAAGTAGCAGATGAGCCATCTCCTGAAGCTATTTCTAGGGCACCTAAATCATTGG TATCAAATGTTGATGAACATGATGATAGATCAAAACCTCCACTTATACAGCAAAGAGGTCGTTTTAAAGTTACACCTGGGAATGTCGAGTTGGATAAG GCTCACTCACCTGGCCTACAAAAGTCTCACAGCATGCAG ACAATTTCTCAACTTTCTGCATTAAGCATACCATCTTCAGCTGAGGCTGCTTCAAGCATTATTGGTGGCTCCTTGTACATCCAGTTATACAATGTTTTGCAGACCAATCTGCTTCAGAGG TTGGAAGCAGCACAAGAGAAGGAGAAGGAACTGGTCAATGAAGTCCTGGAGCTACAATGGCG GTTATTGTGTGCACAGGATGAGGTGCAGAGGCTCAAAGCAAAAGCAGCCCAG ATCTGA
- the LOC123128733 gene encoding serine/threonine-protein kinase OSR1 isoform X3 — protein MVGSGSKHAAGGSGLGGGGERRKYPIRAEDYELYEEIGQGVSAIVYRALCRPLGETVAVKVLDFERTNSNLNNIMREAQTMILIDHPNVVKAICSFANNQTLWVVMPYMAGGSCLHIMKSVYPDGFEEAVIATLLREVLRGLEYLHHHGHIHRDVKAGNILVDSRGGVKLGDFGVSACLFESGDRQRARNTFVGTPCWMAPEVMEQLHGYDFKADIWSFGITALELAHGHAPFSKYPPMKVLLMTLQNAPPGLDYERDKKFSRHFKQMVAMCLVKEPSKRPTATKLLKQSFFKQARSHDYIVRKLLEGLPGLGARYQALKEKDEHLLAQKKMPDGRKEEISQDEYKRGISSWNFDIDDLKSQASLISECEDTISSKDTDISSIYDFDTSLQEQALEGSLFSMKYDTDIENDVMANDKSAVSSPEQSVCLSRKHSSMESCDLDLQEKDLDAIPTSSFQERKCSFSSCSSDGFLSSKESSFSSKPQINIHNRDKGSGGVLQVADEPSPEAISRAPKSLVSNVDEHDDRSKPPLIQQRGRFKVTPGNVELDKAHSPGLQKSHSMQTISQLSALSIPSSAEAASSIIGGSLYIQLYNVLQTNLLQREQILHAMKQLYISDSISPVRMHSLSRSPSPSSALSVDRSMLEAAQEKEKELVNEVLELQWRLLCAQDEVQRLKAKAAQI, from the exons ATGGTCGGGTCGGGGTCGAAGCATGCCGCGGGCGGGAGCGGCCTCGGCGGCGGAGGGGAGAGGCGCAAGTACCCGATCCGCGCCGAGGACTACGAGCTGTACGAGGAGATCGGCCAGGGCGTCAGCGCCATCGTCTACCGCGCGCTCTGCAGGCCGCTCGGCGAGACCGTCGCCGTCAAGGTGCTCGACTTCGAGCGCACCAACAGCAACCTG AACAATATCATGCGTGAAGCCCAGACAATGATTCTTATAGACCATCCTAATGTTGTTAAGGCGATCTGTTCATTTGCAAATAACCAAACGTTATGGGTAGTTATGCCGTACATGGCTGGAGGATCTTGTCTTCACATAATGAAATCAGTCTATCCGGATGGTTTCGAGGAAGCTGTCATTGCAACACTGCTCCGTGAAGTTCTAAGAGGATTGGAATATCTTCATCATCATGGGCATATACATCGTGATGTCAAG GCAGGAAATATCCTAGTTGATTCTCGTGGTGGAGTTAAGCTTGGAGATTTTGGGGTTTCTGCTTGCCTTTTTGAATCTGGTGACAGACAGCGGGCTAGAAACACTTTCGTGGGAACTCCTTGCTG GATGGCACCAGAGGTAATGGAGCAACTACATGGATATGATTTCAA GGCAGACATATGGTCCTTTGGAATTACCGCACTTGAACTTGCCCATGGTCACGCTCCTTTCTCAAAGTACCCTCCCATGAAG GTCTTGCTTATGACACTTCAAAATGCTCCCCCCGGTCTTGATTATGAAAGAGATAAGAAATTCTCAAGG CACTTCAAGCAAatggtagctatgtgtttggtaaAAGAGCCTTCAAAAAGGCCGACTGCAACAAAATTGCTCAAGCAATCCTTTTTCAAGCAAGCTCGTTCCCATGATTACATTGTTCGAAAGCTTTTGGAGGGATTGCCTGGCCTTGGCGCTAGATATCAAGCTTTGAAG GAAAAGGATGAACATTTACTTGCTCAAAAGAAAATGCCTGATGGTAGAAAGGAAGAAATCTCGCAG GATGAATACAAAAGGGGTATCAGCAGCTGGAACTTTGACATTGATGACCTGAAGTCTCAAGCCTCACTG ATTTCAGAGTGTGAGGACACAATATCATCTAAAGATACAGATATATCGTCTATCTATGACTTCGACACCAGCTTGCAGGAGCAAGCACTCGAAGGGTCTCTTTTTTCAATGAAGTATGATACTGACATC GAAAATGATGTCATGGCCAATGATAAGTCAGCTGTTTCATCACCCGAGCAGTCTGTTTGTCTATCAAG GAAACACAGCTCTATGGAAAGCTGTGATTTGGACTTGCAAGAGAAAGATTTGGATGCCATTCCAACAAGCTCATTTCAGGAAAGGAAGTGTTCTTTCAGTTCTTGCTCATCAGATGGTTTTCTTTCTTCCAAAGAGAG TTCTTTCAGCTCTAAGCCACAAATCAACATTCATAACCGTGACAAGGGTAGCGGAGGGGTCTTGCAAGTAGCAGATGAGCCATCTCCTGAAGCTATTTCTAGGGCACCTAAATCATTGG TATCAAATGTTGATGAACATGATGATAGATCAAAACCTCCACTTATACAGCAAAGAGGTCGTTTTAAAGTTACACCTGGGAATGTCGAGTTGGATAAG GCTCACTCACCTGGCCTACAAAAGTCTCACAGCATGCAG ACAATTTCTCAACTTTCTGCATTAAGCATACCATCTTCAGCTGAGGCTGCTTCAAGCATTATTGGTGGCTCCTTGTACATCCAGTTATACAATGTTTTGCAGACCAATCTGCTTCAGAGG GAACAGATACTTCATGCGATGAAACAGTTATACATTTCTGATTCTATTTCACCTGTTCGGATGCATTCGTTAAGTCGTTCCCCATCTCCATCATCAGCTTTATCGGTAGATAGATCCATG TTGGAAGCAGCACAAGAGAAGGAGAAGGAACTGGTCAATGAAGTCCTGGAGCTACAATGGCG GTTATTGTGTGCACAGGATGAGGTGCAGAGGCTCAAAGCAAAAGCAGCCCAG ATCTGA
- the LOC123128733 gene encoding serine/threonine-protein kinase 24 isoform X1: protein MVGSGSKHAAGGSGLGGGGERRKYPIRAEDYELYEEIGQGVSAIVYRALCRPLGETVAVKVLDFERTNSNLNNIMREAQTMILIDHPNVVKAICSFANNQTLWVVMPYMAGGSCLHIMKSVYPDGFEEAVIATLLREVLRGLEYLHHHGHIHRDVKAGNILVDSRGGVKLGDFGVSACLFESGDRQRARNTFVGTPCWMAPEVMEQLHGYDFKADIWSFGITALELAHGHAPFSKYPPMKVLLMTLQNAPPGLDYERDKKFSRHFKQMVAMCLVKEPSKRPTATKLLKQSFFKQARSHDYIVRKLLEGLPGLGARYQALKEKDEHLLAQKKMPDGRKEEISQDEYKRGISSWNFDIDDLKSQASLISECEDTISSKDTDISSIYDFDTSLQEQALEGSLFSMKYDTDIENDVMANDKSAVSSPEQSVCLSRASLCGTSNGVLVNGHVRKHSSMESCDLDLQEKDLDAIPTSSFQERKCSFSSCSSDGFLSSKESSFSSKPQINIHNRDKGSGGVLQVADEPSPEAISRAPKSLVSNVDEHDDRSKPPLIQQRGRFKVTPGNVELDKAHSPGLQKSHSMQTISQLSALSIPSSAEAASSIIGGSLYIQLYNVLQTNLLQREQILHAMKQLYISDSISPVRMHSLSRSPSPSSALSVDRSMLEAAQEKEKELVNEVLELQWRLLCAQDEVQRLKAKAAQI, encoded by the exons ATGGTCGGGTCGGGGTCGAAGCATGCCGCGGGCGGGAGCGGCCTCGGCGGCGGAGGGGAGAGGCGCAAGTACCCGATCCGCGCCGAGGACTACGAGCTGTACGAGGAGATCGGCCAGGGCGTCAGCGCCATCGTCTACCGCGCGCTCTGCAGGCCGCTCGGCGAGACCGTCGCCGTCAAGGTGCTCGACTTCGAGCGCACCAACAGCAACCTG AACAATATCATGCGTGAAGCCCAGACAATGATTCTTATAGACCATCCTAATGTTGTTAAGGCGATCTGTTCATTTGCAAATAACCAAACGTTATGGGTAGTTATGCCGTACATGGCTGGAGGATCTTGTCTTCACATAATGAAATCAGTCTATCCGGATGGTTTCGAGGAAGCTGTCATTGCAACACTGCTCCGTGAAGTTCTAAGAGGATTGGAATATCTTCATCATCATGGGCATATACATCGTGATGTCAAG GCAGGAAATATCCTAGTTGATTCTCGTGGTGGAGTTAAGCTTGGAGATTTTGGGGTTTCTGCTTGCCTTTTTGAATCTGGTGACAGACAGCGGGCTAGAAACACTTTCGTGGGAACTCCTTGCTG GATGGCACCAGAGGTAATGGAGCAACTACATGGATATGATTTCAA GGCAGACATATGGTCCTTTGGAATTACCGCACTTGAACTTGCCCATGGTCACGCTCCTTTCTCAAAGTACCCTCCCATGAAG GTCTTGCTTATGACACTTCAAAATGCTCCCCCCGGTCTTGATTATGAAAGAGATAAGAAATTCTCAAGG CACTTCAAGCAAatggtagctatgtgtttggtaaAAGAGCCTTCAAAAAGGCCGACTGCAACAAAATTGCTCAAGCAATCCTTTTTCAAGCAAGCTCGTTCCCATGATTACATTGTTCGAAAGCTTTTGGAGGGATTGCCTGGCCTTGGCGCTAGATATCAAGCTTTGAAG GAAAAGGATGAACATTTACTTGCTCAAAAGAAAATGCCTGATGGTAGAAAGGAAGAAATCTCGCAG GATGAATACAAAAGGGGTATCAGCAGCTGGAACTTTGACATTGATGACCTGAAGTCTCAAGCCTCACTG ATTTCAGAGTGTGAGGACACAATATCATCTAAAGATACAGATATATCGTCTATCTATGACTTCGACACCAGCTTGCAGGAGCAAGCACTCGAAGGGTCTCTTTTTTCAATGAAGTATGATACTGACATC GAAAATGATGTCATGGCCAATGATAAGTCAGCTGTTTCATCACCCGAGCAGTCTGTTTGTCTATCAAG GGCATCTCTATGTGGAACTTCTAACGGAGTACTGGTAAATGGCCATGTCAGGAAACACAGCTCTATGGAAAGCTGTGATTTGGACTTGCAAGAGAAAGATTTGGATGCCATTCCAACAAGCTCATTTCAGGAAAGGAAGTGTTCTTTCAGTTCTTGCTCATCAGATGGTTTTCTTTCTTCCAAAGAGAG TTCTTTCAGCTCTAAGCCACAAATCAACATTCATAACCGTGACAAGGGTAGCGGAGGGGTCTTGCAAGTAGCAGATGAGCCATCTCCTGAAGCTATTTCTAGGGCACCTAAATCATTGG TATCAAATGTTGATGAACATGATGATAGATCAAAACCTCCACTTATACAGCAAAGAGGTCGTTTTAAAGTTACACCTGGGAATGTCGAGTTGGATAAG GCTCACTCACCTGGCCTACAAAAGTCTCACAGCATGCAG ACAATTTCTCAACTTTCTGCATTAAGCATACCATCTTCAGCTGAGGCTGCTTCAAGCATTATTGGTGGCTCCTTGTACATCCAGTTATACAATGTTTTGCAGACCAATCTGCTTCAGAGG GAACAGATACTTCATGCGATGAAACAGTTATACATTTCTGATTCTATTTCACCTGTTCGGATGCATTCGTTAAGTCGTTCCCCATCTCCATCATCAGCTTTATCGGTAGATAGATCCATG TTGGAAGCAGCACAAGAGAAGGAGAAGGAACTGGTCAATGAAGTCCTGGAGCTACAATGGCG GTTATTGTGTGCACAGGATGAGGTGCAGAGGCTCAAAGCAAAAGCAGCCCAG ATCTGA
- the LOC123128733 gene encoding serine/threonine-protein kinase OSR1 isoform X2, which translates to MVGSGSKHAAGGSGLGGGGERRKYPIRAEDYELYEEIGQGVSAIVYRALCRPLGETVAVKVLDFERTNSNLNNIMREAQTMILIDHPNVVKAICSFANNQTLWVVMPYMAGGSCLHIMKSVYPDGFEEAVIATLLREVLRGLEYLHHHGHIHRDVKAGNILVDSRGGVKLGDFGVSACLFESGDRQRARNTFVGTPCWMAPEVMEQLHGYDFKADIWSFGITALELAHGHAPFSKYPPMKVLLMTLQNAPPGLDYERDKKFSRHFKQMVAMCLVKEPSKRPTATKLLKQSFFKQARSHDYIVRKLLEGLPGLGARYQALKEKDEHLLAQKKMPDGRKEEISQDEYKRGISSWNFDIDDLKSQASLISECEDTISSKDTDISSIYDFDTSLQEQALEGSLFSMKYDTDIENDVMANDKSAVSSPEQSVCLSRASLCGTSNGVLVNGHVRKHSSMESCDLDLQEKDLDAIPTSSFQERKCSFSSCSSDGFLSSKESSKPQINIHNRDKGSGGVLQVADEPSPEAISRAPKSLVSNVDEHDDRSKPPLIQQRGRFKVTPGNVELDKAHSPGLQKSHSMQTISQLSALSIPSSAEAASSIIGGSLYIQLYNVLQTNLLQREQILHAMKQLYISDSISPVRMHSLSRSPSPSSALSVDRSMLEAAQEKEKELVNEVLELQWRLLCAQDEVQRLKAKAAQI; encoded by the exons ATGGTCGGGTCGGGGTCGAAGCATGCCGCGGGCGGGAGCGGCCTCGGCGGCGGAGGGGAGAGGCGCAAGTACCCGATCCGCGCCGAGGACTACGAGCTGTACGAGGAGATCGGCCAGGGCGTCAGCGCCATCGTCTACCGCGCGCTCTGCAGGCCGCTCGGCGAGACCGTCGCCGTCAAGGTGCTCGACTTCGAGCGCACCAACAGCAACCTG AACAATATCATGCGTGAAGCCCAGACAATGATTCTTATAGACCATCCTAATGTTGTTAAGGCGATCTGTTCATTTGCAAATAACCAAACGTTATGGGTAGTTATGCCGTACATGGCTGGAGGATCTTGTCTTCACATAATGAAATCAGTCTATCCGGATGGTTTCGAGGAAGCTGTCATTGCAACACTGCTCCGTGAAGTTCTAAGAGGATTGGAATATCTTCATCATCATGGGCATATACATCGTGATGTCAAG GCAGGAAATATCCTAGTTGATTCTCGTGGTGGAGTTAAGCTTGGAGATTTTGGGGTTTCTGCTTGCCTTTTTGAATCTGGTGACAGACAGCGGGCTAGAAACACTTTCGTGGGAACTCCTTGCTG GATGGCACCAGAGGTAATGGAGCAACTACATGGATATGATTTCAA GGCAGACATATGGTCCTTTGGAATTACCGCACTTGAACTTGCCCATGGTCACGCTCCTTTCTCAAAGTACCCTCCCATGAAG GTCTTGCTTATGACACTTCAAAATGCTCCCCCCGGTCTTGATTATGAAAGAGATAAGAAATTCTCAAGG CACTTCAAGCAAatggtagctatgtgtttggtaaAAGAGCCTTCAAAAAGGCCGACTGCAACAAAATTGCTCAAGCAATCCTTTTTCAAGCAAGCTCGTTCCCATGATTACATTGTTCGAAAGCTTTTGGAGGGATTGCCTGGCCTTGGCGCTAGATATCAAGCTTTGAAG GAAAAGGATGAACATTTACTTGCTCAAAAGAAAATGCCTGATGGTAGAAAGGAAGAAATCTCGCAG GATGAATACAAAAGGGGTATCAGCAGCTGGAACTTTGACATTGATGACCTGAAGTCTCAAGCCTCACTG ATTTCAGAGTGTGAGGACACAATATCATCTAAAGATACAGATATATCGTCTATCTATGACTTCGACACCAGCTTGCAGGAGCAAGCACTCGAAGGGTCTCTTTTTTCAATGAAGTATGATACTGACATC GAAAATGATGTCATGGCCAATGATAAGTCAGCTGTTTCATCACCCGAGCAGTCTGTTTGTCTATCAAG GGCATCTCTATGTGGAACTTCTAACGGAGTACTGGTAAATGGCCATGTCAGGAAACACAGCTCTATGGAAAGCTGTGATTTGGACTTGCAAGAGAAAGATTTGGATGCCATTCCAACAAGCTCATTTCAGGAAAGGAAGTGTTCTTTCAGTTCTTGCTCATCAGATGGTTTTCTTTCTTCCAAAGAGAG CTCTAAGCCACAAATCAACATTCATAACCGTGACAAGGGTAGCGGAGGGGTCTTGCAAGTAGCAGATGAGCCATCTCCTGAAGCTATTTCTAGGGCACCTAAATCATTGG TATCAAATGTTGATGAACATGATGATAGATCAAAACCTCCACTTATACAGCAAAGAGGTCGTTTTAAAGTTACACCTGGGAATGTCGAGTTGGATAAG GCTCACTCACCTGGCCTACAAAAGTCTCACAGCATGCAG ACAATTTCTCAACTTTCTGCATTAAGCATACCATCTTCAGCTGAGGCTGCTTCAAGCATTATTGGTGGCTCCTTGTACATCCAGTTATACAATGTTTTGCAGACCAATCTGCTTCAGAGG GAACAGATACTTCATGCGATGAAACAGTTATACATTTCTGATTCTATTTCACCTGTTCGGATGCATTCGTTAAGTCGTTCCCCATCTCCATCATCAGCTTTATCGGTAGATAGATCCATG TTGGAAGCAGCACAAGAGAAGGAGAAGGAACTGGTCAATGAAGTCCTGGAGCTACAATGGCG GTTATTGTGTGCACAGGATGAGGTGCAGAGGCTCAAAGCAAAAGCAGCCCAG ATCTGA
- the LOC123128733 gene encoding serine/threonine-protein kinase OSR1 isoform X5, translating into MVGSGSKHAAGGSGLGGGGERRKYPIRAEDYELYEEIGQGVSAIVYRALCRPLGETVAVKVLDFERTNSNLNNIMREAQTMILIDHPNVVKAICSFANNQTLWVVMPYMAGGSCLHIMKSVYPDGFEEAVIATLLREVLRGLEYLHHHGHIHRDVKAGNILVDSRGGVKLGDFGVSACLFESGDRQRARNTFVGTPCWMAPEVMEQLHGYDFKADIWSFGITALELAHGHAPFSKYPPMKVLLMTLQNAPPGLDYERDKKFSRHFKQMVAMCLVKEPSKRPTATKLLKQSFFKQARSHDYIVRKLLEGLPGLGARYQALKEKDEHLLAQKKMPDGRKEEISQDEYKRGISSWNFDIDDLKSQASLISECEDTISSKDTDISSIYDFDTSLQEQALEGSLFSMKYDTDIENDVMANDKSAVSSPEQSVCLSRASLCGTSNGVLVNGHVRKHSSMESCDLDLQEKDLDAIPTSSFQERKCSFSSCSSDGFLSSKESSFSSKPQINIHNRDKGSGGVLQVADEPSPEAISRAPKSLVSNVDEHDDRSKPPLIQQRGRFKVTPGNVELDKAHSPGLQKSHSMQLEAAQEKEKELVNEVLELQWRLLCAQDEVQRLKAKAAQI; encoded by the exons ATGGTCGGGTCGGGGTCGAAGCATGCCGCGGGCGGGAGCGGCCTCGGCGGCGGAGGGGAGAGGCGCAAGTACCCGATCCGCGCCGAGGACTACGAGCTGTACGAGGAGATCGGCCAGGGCGTCAGCGCCATCGTCTACCGCGCGCTCTGCAGGCCGCTCGGCGAGACCGTCGCCGTCAAGGTGCTCGACTTCGAGCGCACCAACAGCAACCTG AACAATATCATGCGTGAAGCCCAGACAATGATTCTTATAGACCATCCTAATGTTGTTAAGGCGATCTGTTCATTTGCAAATAACCAAACGTTATGGGTAGTTATGCCGTACATGGCTGGAGGATCTTGTCTTCACATAATGAAATCAGTCTATCCGGATGGTTTCGAGGAAGCTGTCATTGCAACACTGCTCCGTGAAGTTCTAAGAGGATTGGAATATCTTCATCATCATGGGCATATACATCGTGATGTCAAG GCAGGAAATATCCTAGTTGATTCTCGTGGTGGAGTTAAGCTTGGAGATTTTGGGGTTTCTGCTTGCCTTTTTGAATCTGGTGACAGACAGCGGGCTAGAAACACTTTCGTGGGAACTCCTTGCTG GATGGCACCAGAGGTAATGGAGCAACTACATGGATATGATTTCAA GGCAGACATATGGTCCTTTGGAATTACCGCACTTGAACTTGCCCATGGTCACGCTCCTTTCTCAAAGTACCCTCCCATGAAG GTCTTGCTTATGACACTTCAAAATGCTCCCCCCGGTCTTGATTATGAAAGAGATAAGAAATTCTCAAGG CACTTCAAGCAAatggtagctatgtgtttggtaaAAGAGCCTTCAAAAAGGCCGACTGCAACAAAATTGCTCAAGCAATCCTTTTTCAAGCAAGCTCGTTCCCATGATTACATTGTTCGAAAGCTTTTGGAGGGATTGCCTGGCCTTGGCGCTAGATATCAAGCTTTGAAG GAAAAGGATGAACATTTACTTGCTCAAAAGAAAATGCCTGATGGTAGAAAGGAAGAAATCTCGCAG GATGAATACAAAAGGGGTATCAGCAGCTGGAACTTTGACATTGATGACCTGAAGTCTCAAGCCTCACTG ATTTCAGAGTGTGAGGACACAATATCATCTAAAGATACAGATATATCGTCTATCTATGACTTCGACACCAGCTTGCAGGAGCAAGCACTCGAAGGGTCTCTTTTTTCAATGAAGTATGATACTGACATC GAAAATGATGTCATGGCCAATGATAAGTCAGCTGTTTCATCACCCGAGCAGTCTGTTTGTCTATCAAG GGCATCTCTATGTGGAACTTCTAACGGAGTACTGGTAAATGGCCATGTCAGGAAACACAGCTCTATGGAAAGCTGTGATTTGGACTTGCAAGAGAAAGATTTGGATGCCATTCCAACAAGCTCATTTCAGGAAAGGAAGTGTTCTTTCAGTTCTTGCTCATCAGATGGTTTTCTTTCTTCCAAAGAGAG TTCTTTCAGCTCTAAGCCACAAATCAACATTCATAACCGTGACAAGGGTAGCGGAGGGGTCTTGCAAGTAGCAGATGAGCCATCTCCTGAAGCTATTTCTAGGGCACCTAAATCATTGG TATCAAATGTTGATGAACATGATGATAGATCAAAACCTCCACTTATACAGCAAAGAGGTCGTTTTAAAGTTACACCTGGGAATGTCGAGTTGGATAAG GCTCACTCACCTGGCCTACAAAAGTCTCACAGCATGCAG TTGGAAGCAGCACAAGAGAAGGAGAAGGAACTGGTCAATGAAGTCCTGGAGCTACAATGGCG GTTATTGTGTGCACAGGATGAGGTGCAGAGGCTCAAAGCAAAAGCAGCCCAG ATCTGA